A genomic segment from Spinacia oleracea cultivar Varoflay chromosome 3, BTI_SOV_V1, whole genome shotgun sequence encodes:
- the LOC110795299 gene encoding S-adenosylmethionine decarboxylase proenzyme: MTVPMVGDNNNNNNNEMAISAIGFEGFEKRLEITFFEPSIFVDPEGKGLRALCKAQLDEILGPAECTIVDSLANESVDSYVLSESSLFIYAYKIIIKTCGTTKLLRAIPPILRLAGSLSLDVKSVRYTRGSFIFPGAQSYPHRSFSEEVAVLDGYFGKLAAGSKAFVMGDPAKPQKWHVYSASAETISFEEPVYTLEMCMTGLKKEKASVFFKSQSPNAAVMTESSGIRKILPDSKICDFDFEPCGYSMNAIEGPAISTIHITPEDGFSYASFEAVGYDLKKTDLNQLVERVLACFEPSEFSIAIHAEIAANSMEHNCYVNVNGYSREEGGIEELGFGAASVFYQKFCKASTGFGATNKPKPALKCCWKEDKFEEEKDY, translated from the coding sequence ATGACGGTTCCCATGGTTGGagacaacaataacaacaacaacaacgaaaTGGCAATTTCTGCTATTGGATTCGAAGGGTTCGAGAAGAGGCTAGAGATCACGTTCTTTGAGCCCAGTATCTTTGTCGATCCTGAAGGGAAGGGTCTCCGTGCTTTGTGTAAGGCACAGTTGGATGAGATTCTTGGCCCTGCTGAGTGCACCATTGTCGATTCTCTGGCAAATGAAAGTGTAGACTCTTATGTTCTATCAGAGTCAAGCCTCTTTATTTACGCATACAAGATCATCATCAAAACTTGTGGGACAACTAAGCTGCTTCGTGCAATTCCTCCTATTTTGAGGTTGGCTGGAAGCCTGTCACTTGACGTCAAATCTGTCCGTTATACCCGTGGCAGTTTCATTTTCCCTGGTGCTCAATCTTACCCTCACCGGAGCTTCTCAGAGGAAGTAGCTGTTCTTGATGGTTACTTTGGTAAGCTTGCGGCAGGCAGCAAGGCTTTTGTGATGGGGGACCCTGCAAAGCCCCAAAAGTGGCATGTTTACTCTGCATCTGCTGAAACGATCAGCTTTGAGGAGCCAGTATATACTCTTGAAATGTGCATGACTGGTCTTAAGAAGGAGAAGGCTTCAGTCTTCTTCAAATCTCAATCGCCCAATGCTGCTGTTATGACGGAAAGTTCTGGTATTCGGAAAATTCTTCCAGACTCAAAgatatgcgactttgatttcgAACCCTGTGGTTATTCCATGAATGCTATTGAAGGACCTGCGATCTCTACCATCCACATTACCCCAGAAGATGGCTTCAGCTATGCTAGCTTTGAAGCTGTTGGTTATGACTTGAAGAAAACTGATTTGAACCAGCTGGTGGAGAGGGTCCTTGCTTGCTTTGAACCAAGCGAGTTTAGCATTGCTATTCATGCTGAGATTGCTGCTAACTCTATGGAGCACAACTGTTACGTTAATGTGAACGGATACAGTCGTGAAGAGGGAGGCATTGAAGAGCTCGGATTTGGCGCTGCTTCTGTATTCTACCAGAAGTTCTGCAAGGCGTCCACTGGATTTGGCGCCACCAACAAGCCAAAGCCAGCTCTTAAGTGCTGCTGGAAAGAGGAcaaatttgaagaagaaaaGGATTATTAA